A DNA window from Streptomyces sp. 71268 contains the following coding sequences:
- the egtD gene encoding L-histidine N(alpha)-methyltransferase: MSPFALTRTLPDDATAAALRADVSAGLTAESKWLPPKWFYDARGSELFEEITQLPEYYPTRAEREILAARAPAIAAATGARTLVELGSGSSEKTRLLLDALPDLAAYVPVDVSGSALELAGHALLAERPGLTVHALVADFQQVLALPKTPGPRLLVFLGGTIGNLLPAERARFLSAMRALLAPGDALLLGTDLVKEEETLLAAYDDAAGVTAEFNKNVLSVLNRELGADFDPADFAHVAHWDREREWIEMRLRATSALTVKIPALDLAVSFAAGEELRTEVSAKFRRAGVAAELSAAGLDLRNWWTDGAERFALSLATPVAP; this comes from the coding sequence GTGAGCCCGTTCGCCCTCACCCGCACGCTGCCCGACGACGCGACGGCCGCGGCGCTGCGCGCCGACGTCTCCGCCGGGCTGACCGCCGAGTCCAAGTGGCTGCCGCCGAAGTGGTTCTACGACGCGCGCGGCAGCGAGTTGTTCGAGGAGATCACCCAACTGCCGGAGTACTACCCCACCCGCGCCGAGCGGGAGATCCTGGCCGCTCGGGCCCCCGCGATCGCCGCCGCCACCGGCGCCCGCACGCTGGTGGAGCTGGGGTCCGGCTCGTCCGAGAAGACCCGGCTGCTCCTGGACGCGCTGCCCGACCTCGCGGCGTACGTTCCCGTGGACGTCAGCGGCAGCGCCCTGGAGCTGGCCGGGCACGCCCTGCTGGCCGAGCGGCCGGGGCTGACCGTGCACGCCCTGGTCGCCGACTTCCAGCAGGTCCTGGCCCTGCCGAAGACGCCGGGGCCACGGCTGCTGGTCTTCCTCGGGGGCACGATCGGCAATCTGTTGCCCGCCGAGCGGGCCCGGTTCCTCTCGGCCATGCGCGCGCTGCTGGCGCCCGGTGACGCCCTGCTGCTCGGAACCGACCTGGTCAAGGAGGAGGAGACGCTGCTGGCGGCGTACGACGACGCGGCGGGTGTGACCGCCGAGTTCAACAAGAACGTGCTGTCGGTACTCAACCGCGAGCTGGGGGCCGACTTCGACCCCGCCGACTTCGCGCACGTCGCGCACTGGGACCGGGAGCGGGAGTGGATCGAGATGCGGCTGCGGGCCACCTCGGCGCTGACCGTGAAGATCCCCGCGCTCGACCTGGCTGTGTCCTTCGCGGCCGGCGAGGAGTTGCGCACGGAGGTCTCCGCGAAGTTCCGTCGCGCTGGGGTCGCCGCGGAGTTGTCCGCGGCGGGGCTCGACCTGCGGAACTGGTGGACGGACGGCGCCGAGCGGTTCGCGCTGTCGCTCGCCACGCCGGTGGCGCCGTGA
- the egtB gene encoding ergothioneine biosynthesis protein EgtB — protein MTRIQPGSGTFAASAEPTHDPELLRARALGALTTARERTALLTSCVADEELTAQHSPLMSPLVWDLAHIGNQEEQWLLRTVAGREALRPEIDSVYDAFEHPRSERPTLPLLSPTEARGYAADVRGRVLDVLERAPLRGGPLVDAAFAFGMIAQHEQQHDETMLITHQLRRGSAALTAPEPPRAPADAAALPADVLVPGGEFTMGTSTEPWALDNERPAHRRELAAFRIDTVPVSNGAYLRFIEDGGYDEARWWHPRGWELVREHGLSAPLFWRRDGATWLRRRFGVVEPVPMDEPVVHVSWYEADAYARWAGRRLPTEAEWEMAARFDPATGRSRRYPWGDADPTPEHANLGQRHLSPAPVGGYPPGASALGVRQLIGDVWEWTASDFLPYPGFVAFPYREYSQVFFGDAHKVLRGGSFAVDPVACRGTFRNWDLPVRRQIFAGFRTARDARPEQR, from the coding sequence ATGACCCGCATCCAACCGGGGTCCGGGACGTTCGCCGCGTCCGCCGAGCCCACGCACGACCCGGAGCTGCTCAGAGCGCGTGCCCTGGGCGCGCTGACCACCGCGCGCGAGCGCACCGCGCTGCTGACCAGTTGCGTGGCGGACGAGGAGCTGACCGCCCAGCACTCGCCGCTGATGTCGCCGCTGGTGTGGGACCTGGCCCACATCGGCAACCAGGAGGAACAGTGGCTGCTGCGCACCGTGGCCGGGCGGGAGGCGTTGCGGCCGGAGATCGACTCGGTCTATGACGCGTTCGAGCACCCACGCTCCGAGCGCCCCACGTTGCCGCTGCTGTCGCCGACCGAGGCGCGCGGCTACGCCGCCGACGTGCGCGGCCGGGTCCTGGACGTGCTGGAGCGGGCGCCGCTGCGCGGCGGGCCGCTGGTCGACGCCGCCTTCGCGTTCGGCATGATCGCCCAGCACGAGCAGCAGCACGACGAGACGATGCTCATCACCCACCAGCTGCGGCGCGGTTCCGCCGCGCTCACGGCCCCCGAACCGCCGCGCGCGCCGGCCGACGCCGCCGCCCTACCCGCCGACGTGCTGGTGCCCGGCGGTGAGTTCACCATGGGCACCTCGACCGAGCCCTGGGCGCTGGACAACGAGCGTCCGGCGCACCGCAGGGAGCTGGCCGCCTTCCGTATCGACACGGTTCCGGTGAGCAACGGGGCCTATCTGCGGTTCATCGAGGACGGCGGTTACGACGAGGCCCGCTGGTGGCATCCGCGGGGCTGGGAGCTGGTGCGCGAGCACGGGCTCAGCGCGCCGCTGTTCTGGCGCCGTGACGGCGCCACCTGGCTGCGTCGCCGGTTCGGCGTCGTCGAGCCGGTGCCGATGGACGAGCCGGTGGTCCACGTGAGTTGGTACGAGGCGGACGCCTACGCCCGCTGGGCGGGGCGGCGGCTGCCCACCGAGGCCGAGTGGGAGATGGCGGCCCGCTTCGACCCGGCCACCGGCCGCTCCCGCCGCTACCCGTGGGGGGACGCGGACCCCACGCCCGAGCACGCCAACCTCGGCCAGCGGCACCTGTCGCCGGCGCCGGTCGGCGGCTATCCGCCGGGCGCGTCCGCGTTGGGCGTACGACAGCTCATCGGGGACGTGTGGGAGTGGACGGCGAGCGACTTCCTGCCCTACCCCGGCTTCGTGGCCTTCCCGTACCGGGAGTACTCGCAGGTGTTCTTCGGGGACGCGCACAAGGTGCTGCGTGGCGGGTCGTTCGCTGTCGACCCGGTGGCCTGCCGGGGCACGTTCCGCAACTGGGACCTGCCCGTGCGGCGGCAGATCTTCGCCGGCTTCCGCACCGCCCGCGACGCGCGACCGGAGCAGCGGTGA
- the egtA gene encoding ergothioneine biosynthesis glutamate--cysteine ligase EgtA — protein MPEQLRPSRAQTVTEDEVEALVHGICFKTGPPTRLGVELEWVLHDLHDPAQPLHPTRLTAVTEGLRTLPLESALTFEPGGQLELSSRPAASLTSCVQEMAEDLSAVRAFLAPMGLGIAGHGHDPWRPPRRLLDLPRYHAMESYLDRWGPAGRTMMCRSASVQVCLDAGHEEPGPLGYGRRWRLAHLLGAVLVAAFANSPLDQGRPTGWRSTRQAAWAAMDPGRTQAPATDAEPRAAWTDYVLRAPVMCIRDTDGGTGPWEVPVEELRLRDWVRDGRPRPPSLEDVSYHISTLFPPVRPRGHLELRMIDAQPGTDGWMVPLAVTAALFDDPAAAEAAYRAVKPLGDTAGATPAPRNPLWERAAQRGLTDPELHAAAVACFAAAEEALPRIGATPEVCAAVAEFHARYVARGRCPADDLLDSLSGKEGRS, from the coding sequence ATGCCCGAACAACTACGACCGTCGAGAGCGCAGACGGTCACCGAGGACGAGGTCGAAGCACTCGTCCACGGCATATGTTTCAAGACCGGACCACCCACTCGCCTGGGTGTCGAACTCGAATGGGTGCTGCACGACCTGCACGACCCCGCACAACCGCTGCACCCGACCCGGCTGACGGCCGTGACCGAGGGGCTGCGGACACTGCCGCTGGAGTCCGCCCTCACCTTCGAACCCGGCGGCCAACTCGAACTCAGCTCCCGCCCGGCCGCCTCGCTCACCTCCTGCGTCCAGGAGATGGCGGAGGACCTGAGCGCGGTCAGAGCCTTCCTCGCCCCGATGGGACTCGGCATAGCGGGCCACGGCCACGATCCGTGGCGTCCGCCCCGCCGCCTGCTGGACCTGCCCCGCTATCACGCGATGGAGAGCTATCTCGATCGTTGGGGCCCGGCGGGCCGCACCATGATGTGCCGTTCGGCCTCCGTTCAGGTCTGCCTGGACGCGGGCCACGAGGAACCGGGGCCGCTCGGGTACGGGCGGCGGTGGCGGCTCGCGCACCTGCTCGGCGCTGTGCTGGTGGCCGCGTTCGCCAACTCCCCCCTCGACCAGGGCCGGCCCACCGGCTGGCGCTCCACCCGCCAGGCCGCGTGGGCGGCGATGGACCCGGGACGTACCCAGGCGCCCGCCACGGACGCGGAGCCGCGCGCCGCCTGGACGGACTACGTGCTCCGGGCCCCGGTGATGTGCATCCGGGACACGGACGGCGGCACGGGCCCGTGGGAGGTGCCGGTGGAGGAGTTGCGGCTGCGCGACTGGGTCCGGGACGGCCGGCCGCGGCCGCCGAGCCTGGAGGACGTCAGCTACCACATCTCGACGCTCTTCCCGCCGGTCCGCCCGCGCGGTCACCTGGAGCTGCGCATGATCGACGCGCAGCCCGGCACGGACGGCTGGATGGTGCCGTTGGCCGTCACGGCGGCCCTGTTCGACGATCCGGCCGCGGCCGAGGCCGCCTACCGCGCGGTCAAGCCGCTCGGTGACACGGCCGGTGCGACCCCCGCGCCCCGCAACCCGCTGTGGGAGCGGGCCGCCCAGCGGGGGTTGACCGACCCGGAGCTGCACGCCGCCGCCGTGGCCTGCTTCGCCGCGGCCGAGGAGGCGCTGCCCCGGATCGGCGCGACACCCGAGGTGTGTGCCGCCGTCGCCGAGTTCCACGCCCGCTACGTCGCCCGGGGTCGATGTCCCGCCGACGATCTGCTCGACTCCCTCTCCGGGAAGGAAGGCCGCTCATGA